In Lacibacter sp. H375, one DNA window encodes the following:
- a CDS encoding T9SS type A sorting domain-containing protein — protein sequence MKHYITVLFLFVIFGRTSAQLKIEPGANWIVSGIPSIVLQDIDLVNNGIISSDIGTFRFAGVQNSTISGGNIPGFYLLEIAKTNSAKVLLGNNINVNHSINFISGQLDMNGRNIFLATSAYLNNETELNRVTGAGGGYIQIVQNMNIPNLANPGNLGAFISSSANLGSVTIRRSHLPQTGTGLTNSINRNYAIVPTNNSNLNATLRLKYFDAELNGQNENNLVVYKSTDAGSTWTNLSKTSNDINANYVEKTAVASFALHTVSNNNIIAGAVTGLTFTGSRKKATEVQLKWSTQTETNMSGFQVQRKLDTEADFTDRSFVNSMASGGNSTTTLSYQLVDANAHTGSSSYRLKIIDKANNVTYSPTIIVAGKTKATGGGNGGGGQGNNREMTDIAEVKVTVGPNPNNGNFWFTVSGIEKETAATLFTIDGKVVKQFKVFNMQQEKINGLRTGVYMLKVQGMETVKIIVQ from the coding sequence ATGAAACATTACATCACAGTGCTATTCTTGTTTGTCATTTTTGGGCGAACAAGTGCACAGCTAAAAATAGAGCCGGGTGCCAACTGGATTGTTAGCGGAATCCCATCCATTGTACTGCAGGATATAGACCTGGTAAACAATGGAATCATTTCAAGTGATATTGGAACGTTCAGGTTTGCCGGGGTTCAAAACTCCACTATCAGTGGTGGCAACATTCCGGGATTTTATTTATTGGAGATAGCAAAAACAAACAGTGCAAAAGTTTTGCTCGGAAATAATATCAATGTAAATCACTCCATCAATTTTATTTCGGGTCAATTAGATATGAATGGAAGAAATATTTTTCTTGCAACATCTGCTTACCTTAACAATGAAACGGAATTGAACAGAGTAACAGGTGCAGGGGGAGGTTATATCCAGATCGTTCAAAACATGAATATACCTAACCTGGCTAATCCTGGCAATCTCGGTGCATTCATCAGCAGTTCTGCAAATCTTGGATCTGTTACAATACGTAGAAGTCATTTGCCACAAACAGGCACAGGACTAACCAACAGCATCAATCGCAATTACGCCATTGTTCCAACTAATAACAGCAACTTAAATGCGACATTGAGATTGAAATATTTTGATGCTGAGCTTAATGGACAGAATGAAAACAATCTGGTAGTTTATAAAAGCACGGATGCAGGCTCCACATGGACTAACCTTTCAAAAACAAGTAACGATATAAATGCCAATTATGTTGAAAAAACTGCTGTTGCAAGTTTTGCTCTGCATACCGTAAGCAACAACAATATTATTGCGGGAGCCGTTACCGGTCTCACATTTACAGGCAGCAGAAAGAAAGCAACAGAGGTGCAGTTGAAATGGAGCACACAAACTGAAACAAACATGAGTGGCTTCCAGGTTCAACGGAAACTTGATACGGAAGCAGATTTTACCGATCGTTCATTTGTTAATTCAATGGCATCAGGAGGTAACAGTACAACAACACTTTCATATCAACTGGTTGATGCAAATGCACATACTGGATCGTCATCTTACAGATTAAAGATTATTGACAAAGCCAATAACGTTACATATTCACCCACTATCATTGTAGCTGGCAAAACAAAAGCAACAGGTGGTGGTAATGGAGGTGGTGGCCAAGGTAATAATCGTGAAATGACGGACATTGCAGAAGTAAAAGTTACAGTTGGGCCTAATCCTAACAATGGCAACTTCTGGTTCACAGTAAGCGGTATTGAAAAAGAAACAGCCGCTACTCTCTTTACAATTGATGGCAAAGTAGTGAAACAGTTCAAGGTCTTCAATATGCAGCAGGAAAAAATAAATGGATTACGCACCGGCGTATATATGCTGAAAGTACAAGGAATGGAAACAGTAAAAATTATTGTACAGTAA
- a CDS encoding sensor histidine kinase: MGFLYDPEKTESNRLLNIILYSGIIAAIIIAVFLIYNLSLRRAVRKRTRELEAEVKARTKTQEQLEVNKERLKLAIRAAGIGIWDWDVENDSVFLGDSAATNLGYDPVEFLTNRNYLRSKVHPDDLQALIKYVHSQINAESDEPGVIIRLKTKSGEWKWCLLISKAVKRDHNNKARHLSGIFLNVNELKKKEVELSDLSSTLLKRNKELQQFAYITSHNLRSPVANLLSLSHLFKKKELSDHNKIYFEKIQDCIAILNETLNNVNEILSFRTVTAEKMGDVPLESELQTVIASISEQIKSTDVIITYDFAVKEIWFSKRIIRSIFQNLITNAIKYRRKDVNAVIHISSAEEKDYYRITVEDNGLGIDLEQYGDKVFALFQRFHTGVEGKGMGLYIIKTQLETLNGKITLSSKVNSGTIFTVHIPKKELQT, translated from the coding sequence ATGGGTTTTTTGTATGACCCGGAAAAAACTGAATCAAACAGGTTACTGAATATTATTTTGTATAGTGGTATTATTGCAGCAATCATTATTGCTGTTTTTCTGATATATAATCTTTCGCTCCGCAGAGCTGTTCGTAAACGTACACGTGAACTGGAGGCTGAAGTAAAAGCAAGAACAAAAACGCAGGAACAACTTGAGGTTAACAAAGAAAGGCTGAAACTTGCTATACGGGCAGCGGGTATTGGCATATGGGATTGGGATGTTGAAAATGATTCTGTTTTTTTAGGTGATTCGGCAGCCACAAACCTCGGTTACGATCCCGTTGAGTTCTTGACCAATCGAAACTATCTCCGTTCAAAAGTTCATCCAGATGATTTACAAGCGCTCATTAAATATGTTCACTCACAGATTAATGCTGAATCAGATGAACCTGGAGTTATTATTCGTTTGAAAACAAAATCGGGCGAATGGAAATGGTGCCTCCTTATCAGCAAAGCTGTTAAACGTGATCACAATAACAAAGCCAGGCATCTGTCAGGTATTTTTCTGAATGTAAATGAACTCAAAAAGAAAGAAGTTGAATTGAGTGATCTTTCCTCCACATTGCTGAAAAGAAATAAAGAACTGCAGCAGTTTGCCTATATAACGTCACATAACCTTCGTTCACCAGTGGCAAACCTGCTGAGTCTTTCACATTTATTCAAAAAAAAAGAACTGAGCGATCATAATAAAATTTATTTTGAAAAAATTCAGGACTGCATTGCCATACTCAACGAAACGCTAAACAATGTAAATGAAATTCTTTCTTTCAGAACAGTAACCGCTGAAAAAATGGGTGATGTGCCTTTGGAAAGCGAACTCCAAACCGTTATTGCATCTATCAGTGAGCAGATCAAATCAACCGATGTAATTATTACATACGATTTTGCTGTGAAAGAAATATGGTTTTCAAAAAGAATAATTCGCAGCATTTTTCAAAACCTAATCACCAATGCAATTAAATATCGCCGCAAAGATGTGAATGCTGTTATTCATATCAGTTCAGCCGAAGAGAAAGATTACTACAGAATTACGGTTGAAGACAATGGCCTGGGAATTGACCTTGAACAATATGGCGACAAAGTGTTTGCATTATTCCAACGCTTTCATACAGGTGTTGAAGGAAAAGGTATGGGGTTGTATATCATTAAAACACAACTTGAAACACTCAACGGAAAAATCACCTTGAGCAGTAAAGTGAATAGCGGCACAATCTTTACGGTTCATATTCCTAAAAAAGAATTACAGACATGA
- a CDS encoding LytR/AlgR family response regulator transcription factor, with the protein MKAVIIEDEEIIAKVLENKIAKAAPDVDVIQVLPSLKTARKWFGENAEPDLLFMDIQLSDGVSFDIFNDFSLKCPIIFTTAYDEYAIRAFKVNGVDYLLKPVKENELIAAIDKCRKLVEKNEKPPADIAELLKSLSNPSASSKYKEKFIVNIRNQWMPINTKDIACFSKEVLNYIYLHNGDKYMIDYVTLEEVEELLDPRQFYRANRQFIINIEAIQSVKPVENSKLIIKLKEPNHKLEVDMSRLKSPEFKKWMDR; encoded by the coding sequence ATGAAAGCAGTTATAATAGAAGACGAAGAAATCATTGCCAAAGTATTGGAGAACAAAATAGCGAAAGCGGCTCCTGATGTGGATGTGATACAGGTATTACCCAGTTTAAAAACTGCACGTAAATGGTTTGGAGAAAATGCTGAGCCGGATCTGTTGTTCATGGACATTCAACTGAGTGATGGAGTAAGCTTTGATATCTTCAACGATTTCAGTTTGAAATGCCCCATCATATTTACAACAGCGTACGATGAGTATGCCATTCGTGCATTCAAAGTAAATGGAGTAGATTACCTGTTGAAACCTGTAAAGGAAAATGAACTTATAGCTGCAATTGATAAGTGCCGGAAATTGGTGGAAAAAAATGAAAAGCCACCAGCCGATATTGCTGAGTTATTAAAGTCATTATCAAATCCTTCAGCATCATCTAAATACAAAGAGAAGTTTATTGTAAACATCCGCAACCAATGGATGCCCATTAATACAAAAGATATTGCCTGTTTCAGCAAAGAGGTGCTCAACTATATTTACCTGCATAATGGTGATAAGTATATGATCGACTATGTAACACTTGAAGAAGTGGAAGAGTTGCTTGATCCCCGTCAGTTCTATCGTGCGAACCGTCAGTTCATCATTAATATTGAAGCAATCCAATCTGTGAAGCCGGTTGAAAATTCAAAACTCATCATTAAACTGAAGGAGCCGAATCATAAACTGGAAGTTGATATGAGCCGGTTGAAAAGTCCTGAGTTTAAAAAATGGATGGACAGGTGA
- a CDS encoding ABC transporter substrate-binding protein produces the protein MRLHLKWWHQFQFAGYYAAQLKGFYEAEGLNVKIIPANKSHPPVKAVLNLDADFGVTASDIILNHAKGDKVMVIAPIFQHSAYTVIALSSSNINTPADLVGKRIMASEDQGWVQLQALFLKEGIPLDSLKVIPHSWNNLDLINGNADAMTGYISVEPKQLENLGAHAHTILPVSYGIDFYGDLLFTTTSVVKNNPELVEKFKRASFKGWEYALKKPDELADYILTLPGVKERNVTKEQLLYEADQMQQLILPGLVEIGHMNEGRWKHILDIHQTLGLIDRSVTLDGFFV, from the coding sequence GTGCGTCTACATTTAAAATGGTGGCACCAGTTTCAATTCGCCGGTTATTATGCTGCCCAACTCAAGGGGTTTTATGAAGCCGAGGGATTAAACGTAAAAATTATACCTGCCAATAAAAGTCATCCTCCAGTTAAAGCAGTGTTGAATTTAGACGCAGATTTTGGCGTAACTGCTTCCGATATTATTTTAAATCATGCAAAGGGCGACAAGGTAATGGTGATCGCTCCAATTTTTCAACACTCCGCCTATACTGTCATTGCACTTAGTTCAAGTAACATTAATACGCCTGCTGATCTTGTGGGCAAACGAATCATGGCATCTGAAGACCAGGGATGGGTGCAGTTGCAGGCTTTATTTTTGAAAGAAGGTATTCCGCTCGATTCATTAAAAGTAATTCCTCACAGCTGGAATAATTTGGATCTGATAAACGGCAATGCTGATGCTATGACAGGTTACATTTCTGTTGAGCCAAAACAATTAGAAAATTTGGGCGCTCATGCTCATACAATTTTACCCGTTAGTTATGGTATTGATTTTTATGGAGACTTGTTATTTACAACAACATCTGTTGTAAAAAATAATCCGGAACTCGTTGAAAAATTCAAACGTGCCAGTTTTAAAGGTTGGGAATATGCTTTAAAAAAACCGGATGAATTAGCGGACTATATTCTTACACTGCCGGGAGTGAAAGAACGCAATGTTACCAAAGAACAATTGTTGTATGAAGCGGATCAAATGCAACAGTTAATATTACCTGGTCTTGTTGAGATCGGACACATGAACGAAGGAAGATGGAAGCACATACTTGATATACATCAAACGCTTGGGCTCATTGACCGGTCAGTTACGCTAGATGGGTTTTTTGTATGA
- a CDS encoding LytTR family DNA-binding domain-containing protein, whose protein sequence is MLDFSTLDDVEELLNPNQFYRANRQYIINIDAIQTVKPVENSKLTIRLKDPNHKFEIDMSREKAPVFKKWIDQ, encoded by the coding sequence ATGCTCGATTTTTCTACACTCGATGATGTGGAAGAATTGCTCAATCCCAATCAATTTTACCGTGCCAACCGCCAATACATTATTAATATTGATGCTATACAAACGGTAAAGCCTGTTGAGAATTCAAAACTCACCATTCGTTTGAAAGACCCCAACCATAAATTTGAAATTGACATGAGCAGGGAAAAAGCACCGGTATTTAAAAAATGGATCGACCAATAA
- a CDS encoding C1q-like domain-containing protein: MKKLLLLSSMIIFTLFTKAQSVAVNTDGTTAHSSSIFEAKSINKGFLIPRMTSAQRSAIAAPALGLLVFDTDTKTIWAFNGIVWSNLTSAGGGSLTLPFSQSANMATSSFQITNQGTGAAIEGSSTAQFGIGMTAKTTGDGGWGLYAFSNGAGAKSIYSYADNGIAFHGENNNPANTNTLMNLINKGAGKTGSFQLVNTGSTSANVQIAGNHLGEQLKIYQTNAANTSAAVSIENSGSGTGIEVISTTGYAVKGVTNTATGFAGVHGSNNGTGGSGVIGVSHAPNTQGVYGYSNSGIGVRGLSSSGTALYGNSSTGYALETNGKIKIAGGNTNPSAGAVLTSDASGNATWQTLPAGTPKIAFRAAGMADPTGVDNMIPSSLPGELAIRKKVDFAAIGYDFGNVYTLYNGSNENTASKFTVPMTGLYHFDAQFEFMFATVLDFKEIEISLMVQRGSETFEMARGGGYINSVDNTLASVSTDLTLLAGDRVYVAARQYNLSSLPSPFVSSIYSNFFSGHLVFPFGN; encoded by the coding sequence ATGAAAAAGTTATTACTACTTAGTTCAATGATTATTTTTACACTTTTTACCAAGGCACAAAGTGTTGCTGTAAACACCGATGGCACAACCGCTCATAGCAGCTCAATATTCGAAGCCAAAAGTATTAACAAGGGCTTTCTTATACCACGAATGACTTCAGCACAACGTTCTGCCATTGCAGCTCCGGCGCTGGGATTATTAGTGTTTGATACAGATACAAAAACGATTTGGGCTTTTAATGGTATAGTATGGTCAAACCTTACTTCAGCAGGTGGTGGTAGTTTAACGCTGCCTTTTTCACAATCAGCGAACATGGCAACTTCATCCTTCCAGATAACTAACCAGGGAACCGGCGCAGCTATTGAAGGTTCTTCCACCGCACAATTTGGTATCGGCATGACTGCTAAAACAACAGGCGACGGTGGCTGGGGACTTTACGCTTTTTCAAACGGAGCTGGGGCAAAATCAATTTATTCTTATGCCGATAATGGTATAGCATTTCATGGTGAAAATAATAACCCTGCAAATACAAACACGTTGATGAATCTTATAAATAAAGGTGCAGGAAAAACAGGCAGCTTTCAACTTGTGAACACCGGCAGCACTTCTGCTAATGTGCAGATCGCAGGAAATCACTTGGGCGAGCAATTAAAAATATATCAAACAAATGCTGCAAATACATCCGCAGCCGTTTCAATAGAGAACTCAGGATCGGGTACAGGTATAGAAGTAATATCAACAACAGGCTATGCTGTTAAAGGTGTTACCAATACAGCAACAGGTTTTGCGGGAGTTCACGGATCAAATAACGGAACTGGCGGCAGTGGTGTTATAGGTGTATCCCATGCACCAAATACACAAGGGGTGTATGGATATTCAAACAGTGGAATTGGCGTAAGAGGTCTTTCTAGTTCTGGTACTGCATTATACGGTAACAGCTCAACAGGATATGCACTTGAAACAAACGGAAAAATAAAGATCGCAGGCGGCAATACTAATCCAAGTGCCGGAGCTGTATTAACAAGCGATGCATCTGGTAACGCTACCTGGCAAACGCTTCCTGCAGGAACTCCTAAAATTGCATTCAGAGCAGCAGGCATGGCGGATCCTACTGGTGTAGACAATATGATCCCATCATCTTTGCCTGGAGAATTAGCCATCAGAAAAAAAGTAGATTTCGCAGCAATTGGTTATGATTTTGGCAACGTTTATACTTTATATAATGGAAGTAATGAAAATACGGCCAGTAAGTTTACAGTACCAATGACAGGTCTCTATCATTTTGATGCGCAATTTGAATTCATGTTTGCTACTGTACTTGATTTCAAGGAAATTGAAATATCACTTATGGTTCAGCGTGGTTCAGAAACTTTCGAAATGGCAAGAGGTGGGGGTTATATCAATAGTGTTGATAATACACTGGCTAGCGTTAGTACCGATCTGACTTTACTTGCAGGTGACAGGGTATATGTAGCAGCCCGTCAATATAATTTAAGTTCGCTGCCTTCACCGTTTGTAAGTTCGATTTATTCAAACTTCTTCAGCGGACATCTGGTATTTCCTTTCGGTAACTAA
- a CDS encoding sensor histidine kinase, translated as MRKYFLIVFCLLTFFKLYSQSSEFIFHNIGERQGLSFNYSYRIFKDSHGLMWIGTVNGLSRFDGNHFYNFKSGSDTNSFINNEIIDLCEDKDGNIWGSAASGIFCYQSKKNKFINYIPPTFDFARRVQNILCDRRGDIWATTEWNIVKFNKKKKAFEEIGPLTRNTDSLGNYSVRQNGMLEDPSGKGLWFATRRGLHFYNTAENKFYSYKNQPGDSLFTNHSVAALSLAPGGYFWFFDNVTKKIIAFDPATHKILHQVYVGSEMPDTNGQTVFEDSNHRLWVSTWNNRMAVIDYRKNNFTTIAYKSDNLLSIAGDGFWDAWEDEDNNIWLATAGGISKCNYSKNVYSIIPIIENVPEIKNGWLGGFSIDPRDQSWWLASEGHVAVIHYYPGSGKYQFFDFDKSKKNIAGQLAGPVFRVGFMDGQPYAFTHTGIWQINEKTKQLIPSEKRFEDWPYIHYTYFVEHGDDVWFSTKEGYIKWNKVSNHAIKIKSSVDSLPDGQRPVYGTVFFDKKERPWFVPAFGWLGYINEKNEVVLKYYIKDKAKELSGYLTSMADDKQGNLWMAAAGVGLYRYDTRKEEMHLYSHSNEITSFARQAMADRDGRIWIVAMNKFSVFNPTTNSISHYNLPVYENTLSYGNSLLQDSEGAMLATVYKDVVKFMPERLHLKPAIKEPLLSMIKISGKDKLIVDETKLNLDPDQNSLEFNFGSLINAQIFPYSFEYKLDGFDKKWITANTSAAALYNNLNPGKYTFRVKAVAKDRSWQTPERVIALYIHTPFYRAWWFWLIIGALLAGALVFFYRFRMQKQKQILTLKTKAQELEKEKTMVMYESLKQQLNPHFLFNSLTSLSGLIETDQQVAGDFLEQMSGIYRYILKNGDHETVSLKDEIEFVQLYINLQQTRFKKGLQVNVNVPDEYLHYKIPPVTLQNLIENAIKHNIIDTASPLVIDIFVEGDYLAVRNNLQKKNVVETSNKKGLIQFISLYRYLSDLPVIIEETEKEFLIKIPLI; from the coding sequence TTGAGAAAGTATTTTTTAATAGTATTCTGCCTGCTCACATTTTTTAAGTTGTACTCCCAATCGTCGGAGTTTATATTTCACAATATTGGTGAACGGCAGGGGCTAAGCTTTAATTACAGCTATCGTATTTTCAAAGATAGCCATGGTCTTATGTGGATAGGAACGGTTAACGGCCTCAGTAGGTTTGATGGCAATCATTTTTACAATTTCAAATCGGGAAGCGACACCAATTCATTTATCAATAATGAAATAATTGATTTGTGTGAGGATAAAGACGGTAATATCTGGGGCAGCGCAGCCAGCGGTATTTTTTGCTACCAGTCTAAAAAAAATAAGTTTATTAATTACATACCACCCACTTTTGATTTTGCAAGAAGAGTGCAAAATATCTTGTGCGACAGGCGGGGAGATATTTGGGCCACTACCGAGTGGAATATTGTGAAGTTTAACAAAAAGAAAAAGGCGTTTGAAGAAATAGGACCACTTACACGTAATACAGATTCACTTGGAAATTATTCAGTGCGACAAAACGGGATGTTAGAAGATCCGTCGGGCAAAGGACTTTGGTTTGCCACACGCCGAGGCTTGCATTTCTATAACACAGCAGAGAATAAATTTTACAGTTATAAAAATCAACCCGGTGACTCACTATTTACAAATCATAGTGTGGCAGCACTTTCATTAGCTCCGGGCGGTTACTTCTGGTTCTTCGATAATGTTACAAAGAAGATTATAGCCTTTGATCCCGCTACACATAAAATTCTTCACCAGGTATATGTGGGATCGGAAATGCCTGACACAAACGGCCAAACAGTCTTTGAAGACAGTAATCACCGGCTTTGGGTAAGTACCTGGAATAACAGAATGGCAGTAATTGATTACAGAAAAAATAATTTCACAACGATTGCTTATAAAAGCGACAATCTATTATCCATTGCTGGCGATGGATTTTGGGATGCTTGGGAAGACGAGGATAACAACATTTGGCTTGCAACTGCCGGTGGTATTTCAAAATGCAATTATTCGAAAAATGTCTATAGCATCATACCGATAATTGAAAATGTTCCGGAAATTAAGAATGGCTGGCTCGGTGGATTCTCAATTGACCCAAGGGACCAAAGTTGGTGGTTAGCATCAGAAGGACATGTTGCCGTTATTCATTATTATCCCGGTTCAGGTAAGTACCAGTTTTTTGATTTTGATAAGTCGAAAAAAAACATAGCCGGGCAGTTGGCTGGTCCTGTGTTCAGGGTTGGTTTTATGGATGGTCAGCCATACGCATTCACACATACAGGCATCTGGCAAATCAATGAAAAAACAAAGCAGCTAATACCTTCAGAGAAAAGATTTGAGGACTGGCCATACATACACTACACTTATTTTGTTGAACATGGCGATGACGTTTGGTTTTCAACAAAGGAAGGGTACATAAAGTGGAACAAGGTGTCGAACCATGCAATAAAAATAAAATCTTCAGTTGATTCATTGCCAGATGGTCAACGTCCTGTTTATGGAACCGTATTCTTTGACAAAAAAGAAAGGCCTTGGTTTGTTCCTGCTTTTGGGTGGCTAGGTTATATAAATGAAAAGAATGAAGTAGTACTTAAATACTATATTAAGGACAAAGCAAAGGAGTTGTCGGGATATTTGACTTCAATGGCCGACGATAAACAAGGAAATCTATGGATGGCTGCTGCAGGCGTTGGTTTGTATAGATATGATACACGTAAAGAAGAAATGCATTTGTATAGCCACTCAAACGAAATAACAAGTTTTGCCCGACAAGCAATGGCTGATAGGGATGGCCGTATATGGATCGTTGCGATGAATAAGTTTTCGGTTTTCAATCCAACTACAAACAGCATCAGTCATTATAATCTTCCTGTTTATGAAAATACACTTAGCTACGGAAATTCATTGCTGCAGGACAGCGAAGGAGCAATGCTCGCAACGGTATATAAAGATGTAGTAAAGTTTATGCCCGAGCGGCTTCATTTGAAACCCGCAATAAAAGAACCGCTGCTGAGCATGATAAAAATTTCCGGAAAGGATAAATTGATTGTGGATGAAACGAAGTTGAACCTAGACCCAGATCAAAATTCGCTTGAGTTTAATTTCGGTTCATTGATCAATGCTCAAATTTTTCCTTATTCATTTGAATATAAACTGGATGGGTTTGATAAAAAATGGATCACTGCAAATACCAGTGCTGCGGCTTTGTATAACAATCTCAATCCCGGAAAATATACGTTCAGGGTGAAAGCTGTTGCAAAAGATCGGTCGTGGCAAACTCCGGAGCGAGTGATAGCACTTTACATTCACACACCTTTTTATAGAGCATGGTGGTTTTGGTTGATCATTGGAGCTTTACTGGCAGGAGCGTTGGTGTTTTTCTATCGCTTCCGCATGCAAAAGCAAAAGCAAATTCTCACACTTAAAACTAAAGCACAGGAGCTGGAGAAAGAAAAAACAATGGTGATGTATGAAAGCCTGAAACAACAACTCAATCCGCATTTTTTATTTAACTCACTTACTTCTTTATCCGGTCTTATTGAAACTGATCAGCAGGTGGCGGGTGATTTTCTTGAGCAGATGTCTGGCATCTACAGGTATATTTTAAAGAATGGTGATCATGAAACGGTATCGTTAAAAGACGAAATTGAATTCGTACAACTTTATATAAACTTGCAACAAACAAGATTTAAAAAAGGTCTACAGGTAAATGTTAATGTGCCGGATGAATACCTGCATTATAAAATACCACCTGTTACGCTGCAGAACCTCATTGAAAATGCCATTAAGCATAACATTATTGATACAGCTTCTCCGCTGGTGATCGACATTTTTGTTGAGGGCGATTACCTGGCAGTAAGAAATAATTTGCAGAAGAAGAATGTAGTTGAAACATCTAATAAAAAAGGACTAATTCAATTTATTTCTCTTTATCGCTACCTCAGCGATTTGCCGGTTATAATTGAAGAAACAGAAAAAGAATTCCTGATTAAAATTCCACTCATATAA